In Tachysurus fulvidraco isolate hzauxx_2018 chromosome 1, HZAU_PFXX_2.0, whole genome shotgun sequence, a single window of DNA contains:
- the slc6a2 gene encoding sodium-dependent noradrenaline transporter, producing MNVQVMPEHKLASVAPLKPYAVEKKDVELILVKERNGLQFTSSRTHTCTEMPERETWGKKLDFLLSVIGFAVDLANVWRFPYLCYKNGGGAFLIPYITFLFIAGMPLFYMELALGQYNREGAATVWKICPVFKGVGYTVIIIALYVGFYYNVIIAWSLYYLFSSFTSQLPWQHCNNTWNSLMCKDPKLINGSFLLGNGTYAKYKRTPAAEFYERGVLRIHESQGISDLGEPRWELTLCLVVVFFILYFSLWKGVKSSGKVVYITATMPYIVLLVLLFRGITLPGAMNGIRAYLHIDLNKLKNPQVWIEAATQIFYSLGAGFGVLIAFASYNKFDNNCYRDALLTSTINCITSFFSGFAIFSVLGYMAHEHGVSIKEVATDGPGLVFIIYPEAISTLPGSTFFAIFFFIMLLTLGIDSSMGGMEAVITGLTDDFKILRRNRKLFTFITAFGTFLVALLCITKGGIYVFTLLDHYAAGTSILFGVLVEAIGVSWFYGVDRFSEDIEQMMGFKPGIYWRLCWKFVSPTFLLVVVIASIVTSNNMEYEGYDFPPWATVVGWGIALSSMMFVPLYAIYKFLSLPGTFKQRIAYCITPEHEHHLVAEGNIRQFKLKHWLAI from the exons atgaatgtgcaggtgatGCCCGAGCACAAGCTGGCGTCGGTGGCCCCACTCAAACCGTACGCCGTGGAGAAGAAGGATGTGGAGCTCATCCTGGTCAAAGAGCGCAACGGCTTGCAGTTCACGAGTTcccgcacgcacacatgcaccgAGATGCCAGAGCGCGAGACATGGGGCAAGAAACTGGACTTCCTGCTCTCCGTCATCGGTTTCGCTGTGGACCTGGCCAACGTGTGGAGGTTCCCTTATCTGTGCTACAAAAACGGCGGAG GGGCCTTTCTGATCCCGTACATCACTTTCCTGTTCATTGCGGGAATGCCGCTGTTCTATATGGAGCTGGCTTTGGGTCAATATAACAGAGAAGGGGCAGCCACTGTATGGAAGATCTGTCCCGTTTTCAAAG GTGTTGGTTATACCGTGATCATCATAGCTTTGTATGTAGGCTTCTACTACAACGTTATTATAGCTTGGTCACTGTACTACCTGTTCTCCTCATTCACGAGTCAGCTGCCCTGGCAGCACTGTAATAACACATGGAACAGCCTCATGTGCAAAGACCCCAAGCTCATCAATGGCTCGTTTCTCCTGGGCAACGGAACCTACGCCAAGTACAAGCGAACGCCTGCTGCTGAGTTCTATGA ACGAGGGGTACTGCGCATTCATGAGAGTCAAGGCATCAGTGACCTGGGAGAACCTCGCTGGGAGCTGACGCTTTGCCTTGTGGtggtcttctttattctctacTTCAGTTTGTGGAAAGGCGTAAAGTCATCTGGGAAG GTGGTGTATATCACTGCCACCATGCCCTATATTGTACTTCTGGTGCTGCTTTTCCGAGGCATTACACTACCTGGTGCTATGAACGGAATCCGTGCGTACCTCCACATTGACCTTAATAAACTCAAAAATCCTCAA GTTTGGATTGAAGCTGCCACTCAGATTTTCTACTCTCTGGGGGCTGGTTTTGGTGTGCTTATCGCCTTTGCCAGTTACAATAAATTTGACAACAACTGCTATAG GGATGCCCTCCTGACCAGCACCATAAACTGCATCACCAGTTTTTTCTCAGGATTTGCCATCTTCTCTGTGCTGGGTTACATGGCTCATGAGCATGGCGTCAGCATTAAGGAAGTGGCCACAGATG GACCTGGGCTTGTGTTCATTATTTACCCGGAGGCCATTTCTACTCTCCCTGGCTCCACTTTCTTTGCCATATTCTTCTTCATCATGCTTCTAACCCTAGGCATTGACAGCTCT ATGGGTGGCATGGAAGCTGTCATCACTGGACTCACAGATGACTTCAAGATCCTTAGGAGAAACAGGAAATTGTTCACTTTCATCACTGCATTTGGGACCTTCCTGGTTGCTTTACTGTGCATAACGAAA GGAGGAATCTATGTTTTCACTTTACTGGACCACTATGCTGCAGGGACGTCCATTCTGTTTGGAGTTCTTGTGGAGGCCATAGGAGTCTCCTGGTTCTATG gggTGGATAGATTCAGTGAAGACATTGAACAAATGATGGGCTTCAAGCCAGGAATCTACTGGAGACTTTGTTGGAAGTTTGTCAGTCCTACTTTTCTGCTG GTTGTGGTGATTGCCAGCATCGTCACTTCCAACAATATGGAATATGAAGGCTATGATTTTCCTCCCTGGGCTACTGTGGTGGGCTGGGGCATTGCCCTTTCCTCTATGATGTTTGTACCACTCTATGCCATTTACAAATTCTTAAGTTTACCAGGCACCTTCAAGCAG AGGATAGCATACTGTATTACACCAGAGCACGAACATCACCTGGTGGCAGAGGGAAACATCAGGCAGTTCAAG CTCAAACATTGGCTTGCCATCTGA